CGCCTTTCCTAGTCGGCCGCGATGGCGTTGGAGCCGAACACTTCCATATGAATGCGGTCGGCCAGTACGCCGGCATCACGCAGCTGGCGTCGTTGTTGCTGCATGAAAGCAACCGGACCGCACAGGTAGTAGTCGGCATCCTGCTGCAGCGCATGCGCTTGAATGGCGGCGGCATCAATACGGCCAGCCTGATCGAAATCCTTGCCGGCTTTTTCGCTGGCCGATGGTGTTTCATAGAACACGGCCTGTTGCAGCTGCGGGTAGCGCTGCACCAGCGCACTGACCTCCTGTTTCATGGCATGCACCTGGCCATGACGCGCGGCGTGCAGGTAGCGGATGGGACGCTGGCTACCGCTTTCCACCAGATGCTTGAGCATGGACAGCAGCGGAGTCTGGCCTACTCCGGCGCTGATCAGCACCACCGGGGTATCGCGATCCTGATGCAGCACGAAGTCACCGAACGGCGGCGAAACCTGCAAGATGTCGTCCTCTTGCAATGCCGTGTGTAATTGACCTGACACCTTGCCCGCCGGTGCATCACCCTGGGCAACTTCACGTTTTACCGAAATGCGCAGCCAGTCCTTGCCGGGTGCATCAGACAGGCTGTATTGACGCGGTTGACTCAGGCCCCACTCGGGAATGAAGCGCTGTACCGATACATACTGGCCCGGCTGGAAGTCGGGCAGGGCACCACCATCGGCTGCCTGCAGGTAAAACGAGGTGATCTCCGTGCTTTCCTGCTGTTTTTTCACCACACGGAACGGACGCCAGCCGCTCCAGCCGCCTGGCTGGGTGGCTGCGCGCTGATACAGGCTGCTTTCCAGATTGATCAGCAGGTCAGCCAGTTGCTGATAGGCTGCAGCCCAGGCATCCAGCAGGCTGTCCGGGGCGGCTTCTTCACCCAGCACTTCGCGGATGGAGGCCAGCAGATGCTTGCCGACGATGGGGTAGTGCTCGGCACGGATACCCAGGCTGACATGTTTGTGCGCCACGCGTTCCAGCACCGGCAGCAGTACTTCGGGGGCGTCGATGTGCTCGGCATAGGCAGCCACGGCCATGGCCAGTGCCTGCTGCTGTTGGCCGGCATGCTGGTGCCCCTGATTGAAGATGTTTTTCAGTTCCGGATTGTGTTGGAACATGCGCTGGTAGAAGTGGCTGGTTAGCAGCACACCATGCTGTTTCAGGATGGGGGCGGTGGATTTGACGAGCTGGCGGATTTCGCTACTGAGCATGGTGGATCCTTAAGGTGTGTGTTAAATACATTTTATTGGGCGAGTTTGAAGTCTCGACACAACGCGTTTGGGAAAATTAAAGTGTATTTGCAATACATCTTATACGGAGTAATACCACACCGGCAAGTACTGCTTATTAACCATAAAAGAGAGATGGATTTGCTTGTTGCGATGCGAAATGGTGGCGCTATAAACAAACAATACGTTTTACCGAATGACCGCTGTTTTGCTTGTTGCCAAGGAGTTTTGCATGCTTCGCTACTGTTCACGCCGGATGCAGCGTTTGAGCTACCCCACCCGTTTTGCCCTGATTGGGGCCGTATTTGTTGTTGCGCTGGCATATCTCACCTACGGCTTGTACCGCAGCAATCAGGACAGCGTGGATTTTTCCAGCAAGGAGCGCGTGGGCGTGCAGTATCTGCAGCCAGCCATGTCCTTGCTGCTGGCTCTTGAGCAAGCACAGACCGCAGCTGACAGCGGAGGGAAGGTGTCCGACGCCTTGCAACAGCAATGGCAGGCGCTGCAGCAGACACATACCGCATTGAATGCGCAGTTACAGCTTGATGCGGGCTGGTCGGCCCTGGATGCTTCCTGGAAGAAGCTGCAGGCCGCGCCGCAGCCAGCAAACTATCAAGCCATGGCCAACAGCCTGGTGGACCTGAGCGGCATGGCCAGCGACCAGTCCAATCTGACGCTGGACCCGGACATTGATACCTTCTACCTGATGGATATCCTGACCGTGCAATGGCCTGTCTGGCTGACCCGCACCACACAGGCCAACGGCCTGCTGCAAGTATCCGCAGGGCAGCCGCTGCCTGCCGCCGCCAGGGACAAAGTTCTGGGACTGGCTCCGCAAATCAGCGAGAGCTTGCAGAACATGCAGCATGATCTGGCAAAGGCCGTGGAGTATAACGCCACG
The sequence above is drawn from the Aquitalea denitrificans genome and encodes:
- the hmpA gene encoding NO-inducible flavohemoprotein, whose translation is MLSSEIRQLVKSTAPILKQHGVLLTSHFYQRMFQHNPELKNIFNQGHQHAGQQQQALAMAVAAYAEHIDAPEVLLPVLERVAHKHVSLGIRAEHYPIVGKHLLASIREVLGEEAAPDSLLDAWAAAYQQLADLLINLESSLYQRAATQPGGWSGWRPFRVVKKQQESTEITSFYLQAADGGALPDFQPGQYVSVQRFIPEWGLSQPRQYSLSDAPGKDWLRISVKREVAQGDAPAGKVSGQLHTALQEDDILQVSPPFGDFVLHQDRDTPVVLISAGVGQTPLLSMLKHLVESGSQRPIRYLHAARHGQVHAMKQEVSALVQRYPQLQQAVFYETPSASEKAGKDFDQAGRIDAAAIQAHALQQDADYYLCGPVAFMQQQRRQLRDAGVLADRIHMEVFGSNAIAAD